From the genome of Procambarus clarkii isolate CNS0578487 chromosome 53, FALCON_Pclarkii_2.0, whole genome shotgun sequence:
TTGTATCATTATACTCGGTATTATTCATTTTATCATTATATTCGGTATTATTCATTGTATCATTATACTCGGTATTATTCATTGTATCATTATACTCGGCATTATTCATTGTATCATTATACTCGGCATTATTCATTGTATCATTATACTCGGTATTATTCATTGTATCATTATACTCGGCATTATTCATTGTATCATTATACTCGGTATTATTCATTGTATCATTATACTCGGTATTATTCATTGTATCATTATACTCGGTATTATTCATTGTATCATTATACTCGGTATTATTCATTGTATCATTATACTCGGTATTATTCATTGTATCATTATACTCGGTATTATTCATTGTATCATTATACTCGGTATTATTCATTGTTTCATTATACTCGGTATTATTCATTGTATCATTATACTCGGTATTATTCATTGTATCATTATACTCGGTATTATTCATTGTATCATTATACTCGGTATTATTCATTGTATCATTATACTCGGTATTATTCATTGTATCATTATACTCGGTATTATTCATTGTATCATTATACTCGGTATTATTCATTGTATCATTATACTCGGTATTATTCATTGTATCATTATACTCGGTATTATTCATTGTATCATTATACACGGTATTATTCATTGTATCATTATACTCGGTATTATTCATTGTATCATTATACTCGGTATTATTCATTGTATCATTATACACGGTATTATTCATTGTATCATTATACTCGGCATTATTCATTGTATCATTATACTCGGCATTATTCATTGTATCATTATACACGGTATTATTCATTGTATCATTATACTCGGTATTATTCATTGTTTCGTAATGCTTGATATTATTCATTCTTAAATTATTAACGATATCATATCAGTATTATCTTTCAAATGTGTGGAATGTTCATCATATGAACATTACATGAAGAACACAAACAAGGAATGAACAAAATGAAAAAGGAATGAAAAATAATTAACAAGGAATGAACAACAAGAAGGATTGAACAAGAAGGAATGAATAACATGAACAAGGAATGAACCAGCTGTACAAGGAATGAACAAATTCTACAATGAATGAACAAGTTGTACAAGGAATGAACAGCAAGAAAAAGGAATGAACTAGTTTAACGAGGAATGAACAACTTGTACAATGAATGAACAAGTTGTACAAGGAATGAACAGCAAGAAAAAGGAATGAACTAGTTTAACGAGGAATGAACAACTTGTACAATGAATGAACAAGTTGTACAAGGAATGAACAAGATGTTCAAGGAATGAACAGCCTggacaagggagagagagagagtggacagGCTTTTAGTGTAATTACAAAGCTATCAAGACAGAGAGGGGTGAACCACCATCATTACAGCCACCAACTGTACCCGTGAAGCACCAAGAACCTGTTCTGAAATACAATGCGTCTTGAGTGAAGTACAAAACGTCTAGACGCAAAATCCACCGTTTTTACGTCTAATTGGGTGAGGCAATATAGTtaatcatcaaaagttaatcatcAAAAGATAAACGATATACTTTCATTTCTCTTATATAAATGCCCACTATTCCCCtgggcctccatagaacctatagGCGAGACAGCTCCCGTTTCTATAGACCCAAATTCATATACTTGTCTgggctgcgcttgaaacaatcaagggatttcAACACCTATTACGTCACCTGGTAATTTGTTCCTACGATCAACCACCCAATTTCTAAAGCAACATTAACTGTGTAAGTTTTAATTCCATTAATATTTGTACTTAATAGGGTTAATTATCCATCTTCCTACCTGGAGTTAGTGTCAtccatcacagtgttgtgtgtcatccattgtggtgttgtgtgtcatccattgtggtgttgtgtgtcagACATTATAATGCTCGGTATTAtctataaaagagagagagagagagagagagagagagagagagagagagagagagagagagagagagagagagagagagagacagacagacagacagacagagagagacagacagacagacagacagagagagacagatagagagagagagagagagagagagagagagagagagagagagagagagagagagagagagagagagagagagagagagagagagagacagacagacagacagagagagacagatagagagagagagagagagagagagagagagagagagagagagagagagagagagagagagagagagagagagagagagagagagacagacagacagagagagagagacagacagacagacagacagagagagacagatagagagagagagagagagagagagagagagagagagagagagagagagagagagagagagagagagagagagagagagagagagagacagacagagagagacagacagacagacagacagagagagacagatagagagagagagagagagagagagagagagagagagagagagagagagagagagagagagagagagagagagaaagagagagagagagagagagagacagttccaCACCACCCACGTGACATCCTGCAAAATTTGAGTGCACTATTCAGGATACATTTAGCCTCGATCCATGACCAGACAACCAGACATTCCAAAAGCCCCAGATAAAGATATTCCTTAATGCTTACTGCTATCAAAAACATTTGTAGATAAATTAGATTATTGAAATAATGTTTATTTTCGGTTTCCCAAAATTAACCTTTGGAAATGAAAATGGTGGAATTCCGAACATAAAATGAGATCTCTGGATCGAGGCTCCCGGGCCAGGCCTTGTGTACTGGGCGTCCCGAAATTGGATTCCCTGAATGGGTTTTTCCGAAATAGGATCCCGGGGGTGAAGTCCTTATGTGGGATCACTACACCGTAGGCGACTGTGGCTCCATATGGCATGGtgctgtgggggtggtggtgctggttctaaCTGTCACAGCCTGTGGTTCTTGCAGATGGTTCCCCAGAACCGCTCCTGTTATGTGTGTGGTTCTTGCAGATGGTTCCCCAGAACCGCTCCTGTTATGTCTGTGGTtcgcacagaaatcacaataaagcatcaaatgaacaaatccacaagggccgtgacgaggattcgaacttatgtCTGAGAGCATTTCAGACGCTGCCCTAATAGACTGCCTTAGTCGatgaaggcagcgtctgggatgctctcagatgtaggttcgaatcctcgtcacggcccttgtggatttgttcattggatgTGTTGTTTGGGAGTCCGTCTACTGCTGGGAGTCCGTCTACTGCTGGGAGTCCATCTACCCCTGGGAGTCCATCTACCCCTGGGAGTCCATCTACCCCTGGGAGTCCATCTACCCCTAGGAGTCCGTCTACTGCTGGGAGTCCGTCTACTGCTGGGAGTCCATCTACCCCTGGGAGTCCATCTACCCCTGGGAGTCCATCTACCCCTGGGAGTCCGTCTACTGCTGGGAGTCCATCTACCCCTGGGAGTCCATCTACCCCTGGGAGTCCATCTACCCCTGGGAGTCCATCTACCCCTGGGAGTCCATCTACCCCTGGGAGTCCATCTACCCCTGGGAGTCCATCTACCCCTGGGAGTCCATCTACCCCTGGGAGTCCATCTACCCCTGGGAGTCCATCTACCCCTGGGAGTCCATCTACTGCTCCTGGAGTCCGGCCATAAGCCCAGTAATCACGTCCTCTCCTGAGGGATCATAACTACAAAACCTCACACTTTATCTCCAGCTTCAACACATTACTAAAAATTCGTCTTTTCTGTAATATAGACTAAGCTGTCTATAGCTTATATAGACAGCTTATATCCTGGTCTCTGGGTCTTATATATCCTGGTCTTTGGGTCTTATATATCCTGGTCTTTGGGTCTTATATATCCTGGTCTTTGGGTCTTATATATCCTGGTCTTTGGGTCTTATATATCCTGGTATCTGGGTCTTATATATCCTGGTCTTTGGGTCTTATATATCCTGGTCTTTGGGACTTATATATCCTGGTCTCTGGGTCTTATATATCCTGGTCTTTGGGTCTTATATATCCTGGTATCTGGGTCTTATATATCCTGGTCTTTGGGTCTTATATATCCTGGTCTTTGGGACTTATATATCCTGGTCTCTGGGTCTTATATATCCTGGTCTCTGGGTCTTATATATTCTGGTCTTTGGGTCTTATATATCCTGGTCTTTGGGTCTTATATATCCTGGTTTTTGGGTCTTATATATCCTGGTCTTTGAGTCTTATATATCATGGTCTTTGGGTCTTATATATCCTGGTCTTTGGGTCTTGTATATCCTGGTCTTTGGGTCTTGTATATCCTGGTCTTTGAGTCTTGTATATCCTGGTCTTTGGGTCTTGTATATCCTGGTCTTTGGGTCTTGTATATCCTGGTCTTTGGGTCTTGTATATCCTGGTCTTTGGGTCTTGTATTTCCTGGTCTTTGGGTCTTGTATATCCTGGTCTTTGGGTCTTGTATATCCTGGTCTTTGGGTCTTGTATATCCTTGTCTTTGGGTCTTGTATATCCTGGTCTTTGGGTCTTGTATATCCTGGTCTTTGAGTCTTGTATATCATGGTCTTTGGGTCTTGTATATCCTGGTCTTTGGGTCTTGTATATCCTGGTCTTTGGGTCTTGTATATCCTGGTCTTTGGGTCTTATATATCCTGGTCTCTGGCTCCAGCTTTATGGCTAATTTTTGTATGAGAAGCTTATGACGCAgtctcaagctttgtttggtTCTGAATACTAATGTAAGTTATAACTGAGCCTTCTTCCTGGGCCCTGGTTATTGACCAGGTCAACTATAGGGCTCTGGTTATTGACCAGGTCAACTATAGGGCTCTGGTTATTGACCAGGTCAACTATAGGGCTCTGGTTATTGACCAGGTCAACTATAGGGCTCTGGTTATTGACCAGGTCAACCATGGGGCTCTGGTTATTGACCAGGTCAACCATGGGGCTCTGGTTATTGACCAGGTCAACCATGGGGCTCTGGTTATTGACCAGGTCAACCATGGGGCTCTGGTTTTTGACCAGGTCAACTATAGGGCTCTGGTTATTGACCAGGTCAACCATGGGGCTCTGGTTATTGACCAGGTCAACCATGGGGCTCTGGTTATTGACCAGGTCAACCATGGGGCTCTGGTTATTGACCAGGTCAATCATAGGGCCCTGGTTATTGACCAGGTCAATTAAAGGGCCCCGGTATTGACCAGGTCAACCATGGGGCCCTGGTTATTGACCATGTCAACTATAGGGCTCTGGTTATTGACCAGGTCAACTAAAGGGCTCTGGTTATTGACCAGGTCAACTAAAGGGCTCTGGTTATTGACCAGGTCGACCATGGGGCTCTGGTTATTGACCAGGTCAACTATAGGGCTCTGGTTATTGACCAGGTCAACCATGGGGCTCTGGTTATTGACCAGGTCAACCATGGGGCTCTGGTTATTGACCAGGTCAACCATGGGGCTCTGGTTATTGACCAGGTCAATCATAGGGCCCTGGTTATTGACCAGGTCAATTAAAGGGCCCCGGTACTGACCAGGTCAACCATGGGGCCCTGGTTATTGACCATGTCAACTATAGGGCTCTGGTTATTGACCAGGTCAACTAAAGGGCTCTGGTTATTGACCAGGTCAACTAAAGGGCTCTGGTTATTGACCAGGTCAACCATGGGGCTCTGGTTATTGACCAGGTCAACTATAGGGCTCTGGTTATTGACCAGGTCAACTAAAGGGCTCTGGTTATTGACCAGGGCAACCATGGGGCTCTGGTTATTGACCAGGTCAACTATAGGGCTCTGGTTATTGACCAGGTCAACTAAAGGGCTCTGGTTATTGACCAGGTCAATCATGGGGCCCTGGTTATTGACCGGGTTGGGAATGGGTTATAGTTATTATCCAGTTCTACTTAGATTCTGGTTATTGCATAGGGTTATGCGGAAAGCAAACAGCAACAGTTAATTAGATCCAAACTAAATTGTTTATGAAAAATACCATAGAGGTGGAAAATGATACATGGTGAGTACTGGAGGATAGTAATTTGGTCAATTATATGCATTTCCAGTCCTACAAAAACTAATATTCCTCTGAAAACCTTTGTACTGGTAGCAGCTATGGAACCAATGTACAAAATGTGAACTTTTATACCAGAAAGTTCCTGTTTTCTGCTATTTTTTGTTCATATTTCATGCTAAATATGTAATTATAGGACCTGCCCAAGGCCTAAAATACCCATCCTAATGTTCTAAATAATTTCCATCAATTAACAGAACAAAAGTCGAACATTTTGGGCACAAACGTTCACTAATGAACGTTGTGTTCATAAGTAGCTTCTCCTtgtgggcctgacagctgagtggacagcgttcgggatcCGTAAAACCTTCGCGTCTGGGCTCgacccccggtggaggcggaaacaaatgggccgagtttatttcaccctgatgctcctgttcacctactagtaaataggtacctgggagttagacagctgctacgggctccttcctggggggggggtggtggtaacaaaaagaagccctggtcgaggaccgggccgcggggacgctaagccccgatatcaCTTCAAGGTAATCAAGATACTTTTGTAGTTTCTACTACTTAACCTTAACTACTTAATTACTTATACTTCTGTAAAACAAGCTTTGTAGCTTCTTTAAGTACTGTCACTTGTGGCTGACAGCTGCAGTAAGTACTGTCACTTGTGGCTGACAGCTGCAGTAAGTACTGTCACTTGTGGCTGACAGCTGCAGTAAGTACTGTCACTTGTGGCTGACAGCTGCAGTAAGTACTGTCACTTGTGGCTGACAGCTGCAGTACTGTCACTTGTGGCTGACAGCTGCAGTAAGTACTGTCACTTGTGGCTGACAGCTGCAGTAAGTACTGTCACTTGTGGCTGACAGCTGCAGTAAGTACTGTCACTTGTGGCTGACAGCTGCAGTAAGTACTGTCACTTGTGGCTGACAGCTGCAGTAAGTACTGTCACTTGTGGCTGACAGCTGCAGTACTGTCACTTGTGGCTGACAGCTGCAGTACTGACACTTGTGGCTGACAGCTGCAGTAAGTACTGTCACTTGTGGCTGACAGCTGCAGTAAGTACTGTCACTTGTGGCTGACAGCTTCAGTAAGTACTGTCACTTGTGGCTGACAGCTGCAGTAAGTACTGTCACTTGTGGCTGACAGCTGCAGTAAGTACTGTCACTTGTGGCTGACAGCTGCAGTACTGTCACTTGTGGCTGACAGCTTCAGTAAGTACTGTCACTTGTGGCTGAAAGCTGCAGTAAGTACTGTCACTTGTGGCTGACAGCTGCAGTAAGTACTGTCACTTGTAGCTGACAGCTGCAGTACTGTCACTTGTGGCTGACAGCTGCAGTAAGTACTGTCACTTGTGGCTGACAGCTTCAGTAAGTACTGTCACTTGTGGCTGACAGCTGCAGTAAGTACTGTCACTTGTGGCTGACAGCTGCAGTACTGTCAAttgtgactgacagctgcagtaaGTACTGTCACTTGTGGCTGACAGCTGCAGTAAGTACTGTCACTTGTGGCTGACAGCTGCAGTACTGTCACTTGTGGCTGACAGCTGCAGTACTGTCACTTGTGGCTGACAGCTGCAGTACTGTCACTTGTGGCTGACAGCTGCAGTAAGTACTGTCACTTGTGGCTGACAGCTGCAGTAAGTACTGTCACTTGTGGCTGACAGCTGCAGTAAGTACTGTCACTTGTGGCTGACAGCTGCAGTAAGTACTGTCACTTGTGGCTGACAGCTGCAGTAAGTACTGTCACTTGTGGCTGACAGCTGCAGAACTGACACATGTGGCTGAAAGCTGCAGTAAGTACTGACACTTGTGGCTGACAGCTTCAGTAAGTACTGTCACTTGTGGCTGACAGCTGCAGTAAGTACTGTCACTTGTGGCTCACAGCTGCAGTACTGACACTTGTGGCTGAAAGCTGCAGTAAATACTGTCACTTGTGGCTGACAGCTGCAGTAAGTACTGTCACTTGTGGCTGACAGCTGCAGTAAGTACTGTCACTTGTGGCTGACAGCTTTCAAGGAACTATATAATTGTGTTCATTACTCAATTAGGATAATATATTTACTTTCATTGTggttatctttaggttatcttgaggttatcttgagagatgatttcggggctttagtgtccccgcggcccggtcctcgaccaggcctccacccccaggaagcagcccgtgactgctgactaacacccaggtacctattttactgctaggtaacaggggcatagggtgaaagacactctgcccattgtttctcgccggcgcccgggatcgaacccaggaccacaggatcacaagtccagcgtgctgtccgctcggccgaccggctcactcTTTGTGGTGGAAAAGTTTAAAATAACATCGTTTCGAGCGATGTTAGATAATGGATAATTTACAATTTACAATTTACAATTCATATAAAATGTTGCTCATGGTGGGGATTGTCATGTTCCCCACTGATTGTAAATGATGGCAAATGAGTGTGAATGATTGTAAATCATCGTAAATGATTGTAAATGTGCGTAAATGATTGTAAATGTGCGTAAATGATTGTAAATGTGCGTAAATGATTGTAAATGTGCGTAAATGATTGTAAATGTCCGTAAGTGATTGTAAATCATCGTAAATGATTGTAAATGATTGTAAATGTGCATAATTGTAAATGTGCATGATTGTAAATGTGCATGATT
Proteins encoded in this window:
- the LOC123767182 gene encoding GATA zinc finger domain-containing protein 14-like, whose protein sequence is MNNTEYNDTMNNTVYNDTMNNAEYNDTMNNAEYNDTMNNTVYNDTMNNTEYNDTMNNTEYNDTMNNTVYNDTMNNTEYNDTMNNTEYNDTMNNTEYNDTMNNTEYNDTMNNTEYNDTMNNTEYNDTMNNTEYNDTMNNTEYNDTMNNTEYNETMNNTEYNDTMNNTEYNDTMNNTEYNDTMNNTEYNDTMNNTEYNDTMNNTEYNDTMNNTEYNDTMNNAEYNDTMNNTEYNDTMNNAEYNDTMNNAEYNDTMNNTEYNDTMNNTEYNDKMNNTEYNDTMNNTEYNDTMNNTEYNDTMNNTEYNDTMNNTEYNDTMNNAEYNDTMNNAEYNDTMNNTEYNDTMNNAEYNDTMNNTEYNDTMNNAEYNDTMNNAEYNDTMNNTEYNDTMNNTEYNDKMNNTEYNDSMNNTEYNDTMNNTEYNDTMNNTEYNDTMNNTEYNDTMNNTVYNDTMNNTEYNDTMNNTEYNDTMNNTEYNDTMNNTEYNDTMNNTEYNDTMNNTEYNDTMNNTEYNDTMNNNEYNDTMNNNELNDTMNNTEYNDTINNTENYVILDITGP